The Xanthomonas sp. DAR 80977 nucleotide sequence CGCCGAGCACAGGATCGCGGTCGGGAAGCGCGGCACCAGGCCGGTGTGCAGGTAGGTCAGCACCAGCGGCAGCGCCAGGCCCAGCGCCAGCAACACGCAGGCGCCGAAGCCCAGCGAGAAGAACAGCAACGGCCGCTCGGCCTTGAACAGGCGCAGGATGGTCAGCAGGATCCGGGTGCCGTCGTGCCAGGTGCGCAGCTTGCTCTGCGAGCCCTGCGGCCGCGCGCCGTAGGCGGTGGCCACTTCCGCCACCGGCATGCGCAGCTGCAGCGCGTGCACCGCCAGTTCGGTCTCGGTCTCGAAGCCGGCGGCATGCGCGGGAAACGACTTCACGTAGCGGCGCGAGAACACCCGGTAGCCGGACAGCATGTCGTCGAAGCTGCGCCCGAACAGGAAGCTCACGCAGCGGGTCAGCAGCACGTTGCCGAAGCGGTGGCCGGCGCGGTAGGCGGCGGCTTCGTCGCTGCGCCGCGCGCCGACCACCATGTCCAGCCCGTCGCGCAGCAACCGCGCGACCAGCGCCGGCGCCATCGCCGCGTCGTAGGTCGCGTCGCCATCGACCAGCACGTACACGTCGGCATCGACATCGGCGAACAGCCGCCGCACCACGTTGCCCTTGCCCTGCAGCGCGACCTGCCGCACCTGCGCGCCGGCCGCGCGCGCGCGCTCGATGGTGGCGTCGCTGGAGTTGTTGTCGAACACGTGGACGCTCGCGGTCGGCAGATGCGCGGCGAACTCGGCGACCACCCGGCCGATCGTGGCCGCTTCGTTGTGGCAGGGCACCAGCACCGCGATCCGCGGCAGCGCCGCGTCGGCGGCGGAAGAAAGACTCGGCATGGGCGGCGTGCGGTCCTGCGCGTCGGACAAGGGAGGGCGGGCCATCCTATCTCAGCGGCGCAGTTCGATCGGCTGTTCCCACCAATCCTCGACACTGCCGTCGCGGCCATGCAGGCGCAGGCCCAGCCAATGCGTGCCCGGCGCCAATCCGCTGGCATCGAGTTCGGCGCGGAAGCCGACATTGGGATGGCCCGGATCGGTGGAGATCTTCCAGAACGCGGTGATGTCGTAGGCCTCGCCGTAGCGCGCCTGCGCGGCGACCTTGCCGTCGAGCAGCACCTCGACCCGGTCGATGCCCACGCCGTCCTTGAACGCCCAGCCGGAGACCTCGAAATGGCGCGCCACCTTGTCGCCCACCTGCGGCGCGTTGAACCAGGCCATCGCCGGCGTCGTGCATGGCCCGGCCAGGCGCTGCGCCGGCAGCGCGAACAGCAGGAAGCGCTGGCTGCCGTGATCGCTGGACACCACCTTCGGCGGCGGCAGCGGGCCGACCAGATCGCATACCGCGTGGTAGCGCTGCAACAGCAGCCGGTACTTCATGTCGCTGGGCGACAGCACCAGCAAGCGCGGCCCGTCGCGGCGGCCGTCGCTGAGCAGGCCCCACTGGCGCAGTTGCACGCTGCGCCCATGCTTGTCGTTCAACGGATGCGGCAGCACCTGGATATCGGCATCGCCCAGCTCGAAACCGAGTTCGGCGCCGACCTTGAAGTTGTCGGCCAGCACCTGCGTGCCCGGCGGCATCGCCGCCAGCTCGCGGCGCACCGCCGAGGCCAGCGGCTTCCAGCCGGCGAAGTTGCGCGGGTAGTACTTGTCGCCGGCGGCATGCTCGCGCACCGACGGCACCGACACCGCCAGGTAGTAGCCGAACGCGCCGACCAGGCCCAGCCCGGTCAGCAGCCAGGTCGCGCGGCGCAGCGGTTTCGGCCAGCCGTGGAGGATCACCGGCGCGGCGATCAGCAAGGCCAGGTAGCCCGGCAACGGCCAATGGAAACTGACCCGCTCGGCATCGGTGAAGAAGCCGAGCAGGAAGATGCCCAGCGTGGACACGCCGCCGAGCAGGCCGAAGTAGCGCCACTGCACGCGCGCGCCGCCGCTGCCGCCGCCGCGCGTGGCCACCAGCGCCACCTTCCACATCGCCACCGCCAGCAGCGGCGTGACCAGCAGGCCCTGGATCAGCACGAAGGCGATGCCGCTGGGCTGGAAGCTCCACGGATGCCGATCGATCAACTGGAACTTGACCCCGGCCTCGCCGTTGTCGGCATTCCACGCCAGCAGCGGCAGCCAGGCGACGATGCCCATCGCCAGCGCCACCCACACCTGCGGATCGCGCAGCATGCGCCGGCCCTGCGGGATCAGCAGCAACGCGATCGCGCCGACCCCGATCACCCCGGCGAAGCGGTAATGGCTCAGCGCGCCCAGGCTCAGGCCCAGCGCCAGCTCCACCGCGCTCATCGCATCGATCTGGCGCAGCAGCCGCGCGCTGGCGTCCATGCACAGGATCGTGGCCAGCGCCATCGGCACGTCCGGCAAGGCGAGGATGCCGAGCGTGCCCGACAGCGGCATCAGCAAGGTCAGGCTGCCGGCGCGCCAGCCGGCGACCGCGCCGAACCAGCGCGTGGCGATGCGCGCGATCAGCCACGGCATCAGCGCCGCCAGCACCAGGAACGGCGCGCGCAACGCCAGCAGGTGATCGCCGCCGAGCGCCACGCCCAGCCGCGCCAGCCAGGCGGTCAGCCCGGGCAGATCCGAATAGGCCGCGGCCAGGTGCCGGCCTTCCTGCCAGTAGAACGCTTCGTCCACGAACAACGGCAGACGCGCGGCCGCCAGCAACTTGGCCGCGGTGACCAGCGTCCACAGCACCATGAAGGTGTTGCGTGCACGTTGTTCGCCTTGCATTGCCTTTAGACTCCCCTAAACCCGTTGCGAGAATGCGATGCCTACTCCGCCCCGCTTGCCGGAAATGCTAACCGATACGCTGCGCGAGGCGCTCGCGCAGGCCCAGCAACAGGTCAATGCGCTGGTCCTGGGCAAGCCGCAACAGGTGCGCATGGCCTTTGTCGCGCTGCTGTCCGGCGGACATTTATTGATCGAGGATCTGCCCGGCCTGGGCAAGACCACGCTGGCGCATGCGCTGGCGGCGAGCCTGGGCCTGAGCTTCCAGCGCGTGCAGTTCACCTCCGACCTGCTGCCGGCCGACGTGCTCGGCGTGTCGGTGTACGACGCGCAATCGCGCCAGTTCCAGTTCCATCCCGGACCGGTGTTCGCGCACGTGCTGCTCGCCGACGAGATCAACCGCGCGCCGCCGCGCACGCAGAGCGCGCTGCTGGAGGCGATGGCCGAACAGCAGGTGACGCTGGACGGCACCACGCATCCGCTGCCGGCGCCGTTCTTCGTCATCGCCACGCAGAATCCGGTGGACCTGTCGGGCACCTTCCCGCTGCCCGATTCGCAGCTGGACCGTTTTTTGCTGCGGTTGGCGCTGGGCTATCCCAGTGCCGAGTCCGAACGCGCGCTGCTCAGCGGCAGCGACCGCCGCGACCTGATCGCGCAGGCGCGGCCGCTGCTCAGCGATACCGACATGGCCACGCTGCGGCACAGCGTGGAGCAGATCCATGCCAGCGACGCGCTGGTCGGCTACGTGCAGGCGCTGCTCGCGCGCAGCCGCCAGCATCCGGGCGTGCGCGTGGGCCTGTCGCCGCGCGCCGGCATCGCGCTGCTGCGCGCGGCCAAGGCGCATGCGCTGCTGCTCGGCCGCGGGCATGCGCTGCCGGAAGATGTGCAGGCGCTGTTCGTGGCGGTGGCCGAGCATCGGCTGGTGGCCGAACAGGAATCGGCCTCCGGGCAAGCGCTGGCCAAGGCGATCCTGCACAGCGTGGCGGTGGACTGAGGCCGATGCGCGCACGGCTGCGCGAGTGGCGGCAGGCGCTGGCACGGCTGGCGCGGCCGCGCGATCCCGAGGCGCTGCCGGTGCGGCTGGACCGGCGCCGGATCTACATCCTGCCCACGCCGTTCGGCGGCTTCGTGGCGCTGCTGCTCGGCGCGATGCTGCTCGGCGCGCTGAACTACAACAACAACCCCGCCCTGCTGCTGGCGATGCTGCTCGGCGCGGCCGCCATGGCCAGCGCGATCGCCGCCCACCTGCAGCTGTCGGGGCTGCGCCTGCAGGCGCTGTCGGCCGAGCCGGTCGCGGCCGGCACGCCGCTGCGGCTGCGCCTGGCGCTGGCCGCCGACGACAACCGGCCCCGGCGCGGCCTGCGCGTGGCGCATGCCGGCCGCCACACCCATCTGGACCTGCACGGCGACGGCGGCAACGAAGCCGACCTGGACCTGCCCACCGAGCGCCGCGGCTGGCTCGACCTGCAGCGCATCCGCATTTCCACCACCCAGCCGCTGGGCCTGCTGCGCGCCTGGGCCTGGTTCTGGCCGGACACGCCGCTCCTGGTCTACCCGCAGCCGGAAAGCGATGGGCCGCCGCTGCCGCACGGCGACGGCACCCCGACCCAGACCCGCCTGCACGCGCTGGGCGAGGAACTGCAGCAACTGCGCCCGTACCGCCCCGGCGATGCGCGACGCGCGATCTCCTGGAAGCACTCGGCGCGCCGCGACACCCTGCTGGTGCGCGAGTACGAACGCCCGATCGGCGTGGACGTGGTGCTGGACTGGCGCACGCTGCCGGCGCTGCCCTACGAGCGCCGCATCGCGCGGCTGGCGCGCTGGGTCGACGAGGCCGAGCGCGACGGCCGCCGCTATCGCCTGCTGCTGCCGGGACAGCCGCCGCTGGGCCCGGGCCGCGGCCCGCAACACCGGCACCAGTGCCTGCGCGCCTTGGCGCTGCTGCCGCATGGCTGAGCCGCGCTCGCCCGCGCTGAGCAGGGCCAGCCGCCACTGGGCGCTCGGCGCCGGCCTGCTGGCGCTGCTGCCGTTGCTGCTGCAGTTGCCGGGGATGCTGGCGCTGGTGTTCGCGCTGGCGGCGCTGCTGGTCGGCGCCAGCTCGGCGTGGCGGCCGCTGCCGGCCGCGCTGCGCCTGCTGCTGGTGGCGGCGACGCTGGCGGCGATCTACTGGCAGGTCGGCATGCGCTTCGGCCGCGACACCGGCTGCGCCATGCTCGCGGCGATGCTGGCGATCAAGCCGTCGGAACTGAAGACGCTGCGCGACGCGCGCAGCCTGCTCGGCTTCGCCCTGTTCGCGCCATTCGCCGCGTTCCTGCTGGACCAGGGACCGGCGACGATGCTGCTGGGGCTGGCCGCGGTGATCGCCGCGCTGCTGTGCATGCAGCGCCTGGCCGACCAGGAAGGGCACAGCACCGCCCCCCCGTTGCGCGGCCAGCTGCGCGGCGTCGGCCGGCTGCTGGCGCTGGGCCTGCCGCTGGCGCTGGCCGCGTTCTGGCTGTTCCCGCGACTGGGTTCGCCGCTGTGGGGCGTGCCGGAACGCGCGCTGGCGCGGCCCGGCCTGGCGGACTCGATGAGTCCGGGCCAGTGGCTGGACCTGATGGCCGACGACACCCCGGCGCTGCGCGTGCAGTTCTTCGGCCGCGTGCCGGCGCCGGCGCAGCGCTACTGGCGCGGGCCGGTGCTGTGGGATTTCGACGGCAGCACCTGGCGCGCGCAGCGCGGCAACGAATACCTGCCGGCGCCGGCGGTGCAACCCGGCGTGACCACGTGGGACTACCAGATCGAGGTCGAGCCGACCGACCGCCGCCAGCTGGTCGCGCTGGACCTGCCGCTGCAGGCGCCGGACGGCACCCGCGTGTCGGCCGACTACGTCCTGCACAGCGAGCGCCCGCTCAGCGCGCTGACCCGCTGGCGCCTGCGCTCGGCGCCGCCGCTGCGCTTCGAGACCGCGCTGGCGCCCGCGCAGCGGCAACGCGCATTGGCGCTGCCGCCGGGCTACAACCCGCGCACCCTGGCCCTGGCCCGGCAATGGCGGCAACAGGCCGGCAACGACGATGCGGCGATCGTGGCGCGCGCGCTGCAGTGGATCCGCCGCGATTTCGCCTACACGCTGACGACGCCGCTGCCCGGCCGCGACGGCGTCGACGAATTCCTGTTCCAGCAGAAGGCCGGCTTCTGCCAGCACTTCAGCTCCGCCTTCGTGGTGCTGATGCGCGGCGCCGGGATCCCCGCGCGCGTGGTCACCGGCTATGCCGGCGGCACCCGCAATCCGTTCGGCGGCTACTGGGTGGTGCGGCGCATGGACGCCCATGCCTGGGCCGAGGTGTGGCTGCCGCAACGCGGCTGGGTGCGCGTGGACCCGACCGCCGCGGTCGCCCCGGAACGCATCTACGACACCCTGGAAGACCGCCTCGGTAACGACGCCGACACCCAGGGCGGCGGCAACTGGCAACTGCGCGACGTCGGCGACTGGCTGCGCCGCGGCTGGAACGACCTGGTGCTGTCGTTCGACGCCAGCCGCCAGCAACGGCTGCTGAGCCAGTTGGGCATCGCCAAGCTGGAGCCGGCGCAACTGGTCGCGCTGTTCGCCGGCTTCGCCGCGCTGGTGCTGGGCTGGATGGCCTGGCTGCTGGCGCGCGGCGAACGCGAGCGCGACCCGCTGCTGCGCGCCTGGCGGCGGCTGGGCCGGCGCTACGCGCGGCTCGGCCTGGCCCGCGAGGCGCACGAACCGGCGCTGGACTGGGCGCAGCGTGTACACCAGGTGAGGCCCGATCCGGCGCTGGTTTCGCTCAGCCAACGTTTCGCCGATTCGCGCTACGCTGGCGCGGATTCGGACAGGGCTTCATTGTTGCGCGACCTGCGCAGGCACCGTCCGCACACCGGAGCATTTCGATGAAGATCCGATTGCTGTTCCCCGTCATGGCCGTTCTCGCCCTGGGCGCCTGCGCGACCGCGCCCAAGCCGCTGCAAGGCCAGTTCGCCACCGTCACCCCGCGCGACTCGGTCGCCGGCCAGCAGGTCGGCGCCTCGGTGCGCTGGGGCGGCAAGATCATCCAGACCAAGCCCGGCCAGGGCCAGACCTGCTTCCAGGTGCTGTCGCGGCCGTTGAACGCCAGCGGCCGCCCGGACAGCGACTCGGCCGACGCCAGCGACGGCCGCTTCGTCGCCTGCCGCTCCGGCTTCTACGACCCGGCGGTGTTCGAGCCGGGCCGCGAGGTGACCTTCATCGGCCACGTCTCCGGCTACGAGAGCACCCGCATCGGCGAGTACGACTACCGCCTGGCGAAGATCGATGCCGACGTGGTCTACCTGTGGCCGGTAGTGCGCCAGGTCGACGTGGTGCCCGCCTACCCGTACGGCCCCTGGGGCCCGTGGGATCCGTGGGGCCCGCGCTGGGGCTGGGGCCGCGGCTGGTGGTAAGCCGGCCGGTGGCAAGCGTTGTGCGATGATGGACAAGAAAACGCCGCTGAAAAGCGGCGTTTTCCGTTTTGGCCGGCAGCGCTGCCGCGGATCGCCCGCCCGCGCCGGCCAGTGCCTGGATCAGGGCGTGCCGAAACGGCCCAGCGGCGCCCCGGCCAGCAGGTGCAGGTGCAGATGGAACACGGTCTGCCCGGCGTGCTCGCGGCAGTTCATCACCACCCGGTAGCCGTCCTCGGCCAGGCCCTGCGCGCGCGCGTACGCGGCCGCGGCCAGCACCAGCTTGCCGACCAGCGGCGCCTGCTCCGGCGTCAGGTCGTCGAGCGTGGGGATCTCCACCTGCCTGGGAATGAACAGCACGTGCACCGGCGCCTGCGGCGCGATGTCCTTGAAGCCGAGGACGTCGTCATCCTCGTAGACGATGCTGGCGGGAATTTCGCGGCGGATGATCTTGCCGAAGATGGTGTCCATGGGCCGGGTCGCAGGGCGGAAAGGGGCAGTCGTTATAGCCCAATTCGGCCGTGCGCAGGCACCGCCGCGCAGGCCGCTACTCGCCTGCGCCGCCCTGCGGCACCTCGTTGCGGCTGCCGAACGCATGCGACAGCGTGCCGCGGTCCACGTATTCCAGTTCCCCGCCCAGTGGCAGGCCCTGCGCAAGCCGGCTCGGGCGCACCCCGTGCCGGCGCGCTAGCTGCGCCAGGTAGTGCGCGGTGGCCTCGCCCTCGACGGTGGAGTTGGTGGCGATGATCAGCTCGGCGATCTCGCCCTGCGCCAGCCGCGCCCCGAGCCGGTCCAGGCCGAGCTCGCGCGGACCGACCCCGTCCAGCGGCGACAGCCGGCCCTGCAGGATGAAATACAGCCCGCGGTAGCCGGTGGCATGCTCGATCGCCAGGCGGTCGGCCGGCGACTCCACCGCGCACAGCTGCTGGCGGTCGCGGCTGGCGCTGGCGCAGATCGCGCACAGTTCGGTCTCGCTGAAATCGCGGCACTGCGTGCAGTGGCCGACCTTCTCCACCGCCGCGGCCAGCACGTCCGCCAAGCGCTGCCCGCCCTCGCGCTCGCGTTCGAGCACGTGGTAGGCCATGCGCTGCGCCGACTTCTGGCCGACGCCGGGCAACACGCGGAACGCGTCGATCAGTTGTTCGAGCAACGAGGACATGGGCAGGGAGTCGGGATTGGGGATTCGGGATTGGGGATTGAGAAGCAGTGGCTTCGCTCTTGCCTTGCGAATCCCCAATCCCGAATCTCGAATCCCGGCCTCTCAGAACGGCAACTTCATGCCCGGCGGAATCGGCATGCCGGCCGTGGCCGCGCCCATCCGCGACTTGGACTCGGCATCGATCTTGTTGGACGCGTCGTTGAAGGCGGCGGCGATCAGGTCCTCGGCCATCTCCTGGTCGGAGAGGATGCTCGGATCGATCCGCACCTTGCGGCACTCCTTGGTGCCGGTCAGGGTCACGCTGACCATGCCGCCGCCGGCGCTGCCGGTGACTTCCAGCTGGGCCAGTTCTTCCTGGGCGCGCTGCAGGTTCTCCTGCATCTTCTGCGCCTGCTGCATCAATTGGGCGATGTTCCCGCGCATGCGTGTTTACTCTTGGTAAGGGCGGATGGAATCGGGGACGACCCGCGCGCCTTGCTGCTGGATCAGCGCTTGCACCGCCGGGTCGTGCAGGAACGCGGTCTCGGCCGCGCTCTGGCGCTCGCCGCGTTGCCGGTGCGAGCGCTCGTGCAGGGTCTCGGCATCGACCGCGATGCCGCTTTCGATCACGATCTTCGGCCGGCTGCCCAGCGCATCGGCCAGGGCCGCGGCCAGTTCGCCGAGCGAACGCTCGGATTGCAGGTATTCGAAGCCCGGCGACAGCGACAGCCGCAGCACACCGTCGGCATGGCTGACGAAGGCCGAGTTGGCGGCGAGCTGTCGCGACGGTCCGGTCAGGCCGCAATCGGCGACCAGCTCCAGCCAGTCCTCGGCGGCGTGCAGCACGCGCGGCGCGCCGGTGTCGTGCGGCGCGCGCGTCGTGGCGGCGGCCAGCGGCGGCACCATCGCCATTTCCGGCTCGGCGGCGGGCGCAGGTGCCGGCGCGACCGGCGCCGGGCTCGCGGCCTGCGGCATCGTCGCTGTGGAGACAGGCGCGGCGGTTTCCCATGGCGGGTCCAGCACTGCCGCCGCTGCGCCAGGCGCGGGTGCGGGTGCGGGCACCGCAGCGGCCGCTGCTGGCGCCGGCGCCATCTTCGGTGCGGCAGGCGCGGACGGCGCGGCGACGGACGGCGCGGCGACGCTGGCAGAAGCGGCGGCAGGCGCCGCGGCCACCGGTGCCGCCGTGCTGCGCCCTTCCGTGGTCGTGCCCGAGCCCGAAGCGGCCGGCAACGGCGCCGCGCCTGCCGGGCGGAACGCCAGCATGCGCAGCACCGCCATCTCGAAGCCGGCGCGGGGACTCGGCGCCAGGTACAGGTCGCGGCGGCCGTTCAAGGCCATCTGGTACCACAGCTGCACGATTTCCGGGCGCAGGCGTGCGGCGAACGGCGCCGGGTCCAGGCCGTCGAGGCCGGCCGCGGCCGCGCCCGGCACCAGCTGCCGCACCTGGATCCGGTGCAGCGCTTCGGCCAGCGCCTCCAGCACCCCGCCCCAATCCGGCGAGAACTCGGCCAGCCCGGCGACCACCTGCAGCAACCGCTGCCCGTCGCCATCGGCCAGCGCCTCCAGCATCGCCCCGACCTGGGTGCGGTCCACCGTGCCCAGCATCGCCCGCACCACGTCGTCGCGCAGCGCGCCACCGGCGTAGGCGATGGCCTGGTCGAGCAGCGACAGGCCGTCGCGCAGGCTGCCGTCGGCGGCCTTGGCCAGCTGCACGATCGCCGAGGCATCGACCTCGATCTGCTCGGCGGCCAGGATCTTGGTCATCTGCCCCTGGATCTGCTCCTCGTCCAGGCGCTTGAGGTTGAACTGCAGGCAGCGCGACAGCACCGTCACCGGCAGCTTCTGCGGGTCGGTGGTGGCGAGCAGGAACTTGACGTGCTCCGGCGGCTCTTCCAGCGTCTTCAGCAGCGCGTTGAACGCCGCCTTGGACAGCATGTGCACTTCGTCGATCAGGTAGACCTTGTACTTGCCGCGCGAGGGCATGTACTGCGCGTTCTCGATCACCTCGCGGACGTCGTCCACGCCGGTGTTGGAGGCGGCGTCGATCTCCAGCAGGTCGATGTAGCGGCCGGCGTCGATGTCCAGGCACGC carries:
- a CDS encoding histidine triad nucleotide-binding protein; translated protein: MDTIFGKIIRREIPASIVYEDDDVLGFKDIAPQAPVHVLFIPRQVEIPTLDDLTPEQAPLVGKLVLAAAAYARAQGLAEDGYRVVMNCREHAGQTVFHLHLHLLAGAPLGRFGTP
- a CDS encoding Slp family lipoprotein, which encodes MKIRLLFPVMAVLALGACATAPKPLQGQFATVTPRDSVAGQQVGASVRWGGKIIQTKPGQGQTCFQVLSRPLNASGRPDSDSADASDGRFVACRSGFYDPAVFEPGREVTFIGHVSGYESTRIGEYDYRLAKIDADVVYLWPVVRQVDVVPAYPYGPWGPWDPWGPRWGWGRGWW
- a CDS encoding YbaB/EbfC family nucleoid-associated protein, which produces MRGNIAQLMQQAQKMQENLQRAQEELAQLEVTGSAGGGMVSVTLTGTKECRKVRIDPSILSDQEMAEDLIAAAFNDASNKIDAESKSRMGAATAGMPIPPGMKLPF
- a CDS encoding AAA family ATPase, which encodes MPTPPRLPEMLTDTLREALAQAQQQVNALVLGKPQQVRMAFVALLSGGHLLIEDLPGLGKTTLAHALAASLGLSFQRVQFTSDLLPADVLGVSVYDAQSRQFQFHPGPVFAHVLLADEINRAPPRTQSALLEAMAEQQVTLDGTTHPLPAPFFVIATQNPVDLSGTFPLPDSQLDRFLLRLALGYPSAESERALLSGSDRRDLIAQARPLLSDTDMATLRHSVEQIHASDALVGYVQALLARSRQHPGVRVGLSPRAGIALLRAAKAHALLLGRGHALPEDVQALFVAVAEHRLVAEQESASGQALAKAILHSVAVD
- a CDS encoding ArnT family glycosyltransferase → MQGEQRARNTFMVLWTLVTAAKLLAAARLPLFVDEAFYWQEGRHLAAAYSDLPGLTAWLARLGVALGGDHLLALRAPFLVLAALMPWLIARIATRWFGAVAGWRAGSLTLLMPLSGTLGILALPDVPMALATILCMDASARLLRQIDAMSAVELALGLSLGALSHYRFAGVIGVGAIALLLIPQGRRMLRDPQVWVALAMGIVAWLPLLAWNADNGEAGVKFQLIDRHPWSFQPSGIAFVLIQGLLVTPLLAVAMWKVALVATRGGGSGGARVQWRYFGLLGGVSTLGIFLLGFFTDAERVSFHWPLPGYLALLIAAPVILHGWPKPLRRATWLLTGLGLVGAFGYYLAVSVPSVREHAAGDKYYPRNFAGWKPLASAVRRELAAMPPGTQVLADNFKVGAELGFELGDADIQVLPHPLNDKHGRSVQLRQWGLLSDGRRDGPRLLVLSPSDMKYRLLLQRYHAVCDLVGPLPPPKVVSSDHGSQRFLLFALPAQRLAGPCTTPAMAWFNAPQVGDKVARHFEVSGWAFKDGVGIDRVEVLLDGKVAAQARYGEAYDITAFWKISTDPGHPNVGFRAELDASGLAPGTHWLGLRLHGRDGSVEDWWEQPIELRR
- the recR gene encoding recombination mediator RecR; this translates as MSSLLEQLIDAFRVLPGVGQKSAQRMAYHVLEREREGGQRLADVLAAAVEKVGHCTQCRDFSETELCAICASASRDRQQLCAVESPADRLAIEHATGYRGLYFILQGRLSPLDGVGPRELGLDRLGARLAQGEIAELIIATNSTVEGEATAHYLAQLARRHGVRPSRLAQGLPLGGELEYVDRGTLSHAFGSRNEVPQGGAGE
- the dnaX gene encoding DNA polymerase III subunit gamma/tau; its protein translation is MSYLVLARKWRPKRFAELVGQEHVVRALSNALDSGRVHHAFLFTGTRGVGKTTIARIFAKSLNCEQGTSADPCGQCPACLDIDAGRYIDLLEIDAASNTGVDDVREVIENAQYMPSRGKYKVYLIDEVHMLSKAAFNALLKTLEEPPEHVKFLLATTDPQKLPVTVLSRCLQFNLKRLDEEQIQGQMTKILAAEQIEVDASAIVQLAKAADGSLRDGLSLLDQAIAYAGGALRDDVVRAMLGTVDRTQVGAMLEALADGDGQRLLQVVAGLAEFSPDWGGVLEALAEALHRIQVRQLVPGAAAAGLDGLDPAPFAARLRPEIVQLWYQMALNGRRDLYLAPSPRAGFEMAVLRMLAFRPAGAAPLPAASGSGTTTEGRSTAAPVAAAPAAASASVAAPSVAAPSAPAAPKMAPAPAAAAAVPAPAPAPGAAAAVLDPPWETAAPVSTATMPQAASPAPVAPAPAPAAEPEMAMVPPLAAATTRAPHDTGAPRVLHAAEDWLELVADCGLTGPSRQLAANSAFVSHADGVLRLSLSPGFEYLQSERSLGELAAALADALGSRPKIVIESGIAVDAETLHERSHRQRGERQSAAETAFLHDPAVQALIQQQGARVVPDSIRPYQE
- a CDS encoding glycosyltransferase family 2 protein, whose product is MPSLSSAADAALPRIAVLVPCHNEAATIGRVVAEFAAHLPTASVHVFDNNSSDATIERARAAGAQVRQVALQGKGNVVRRLFADVDADVYVLVDGDATYDAAMAPALVARLLRDGLDMVVGARRSDEAAAYRAGHRFGNVLLTRCVSFLFGRSFDDMLSGYRVFSRRYVKSFPAHAAGFETETELAVHALQLRMPVAEVATAYGARPQGSQSKLRTWHDGTRILLTILRLFKAERPLLFFSLGFGACVLLALGLALPLVLTYLHTGLVPRFPTAILCSALVLLGFLLLACGLILDTVTRGRVEAKRLAYLAIPALPLRATAGDDA
- a CDS encoding DUF58 domain-containing protein, whose protein sequence is MRARLREWRQALARLARPRDPEALPVRLDRRRIYILPTPFGGFVALLLGAMLLGALNYNNNPALLLAMLLGAAAMASAIAAHLQLSGLRLQALSAEPVAAGTPLRLRLALAADDNRPRRGLRVAHAGRHTHLDLHGDGGNEADLDLPTERRGWLDLQRIRISTTQPLGLLRAWAWFWPDTPLLVYPQPESDGPPLPHGDGTPTQTRLHALGEELQQLRPYRPGDARRAISWKHSARRDTLLVREYERPIGVDVVLDWRTLPALPYERRIARLARWVDEAERDGRRYRLLLPGQPPLGPGRGPQHRHQCLRALALLPHG
- a CDS encoding transglutaminase TgpA family protein, which translates into the protein MAEPRSPALSRASRHWALGAGLLALLPLLLQLPGMLALVFALAALLVGASSAWRPLPAALRLLLVAATLAAIYWQVGMRFGRDTGCAMLAAMLAIKPSELKTLRDARSLLGFALFAPFAAFLLDQGPATMLLGLAAVIAALLCMQRLADQEGHSTAPPLRGQLRGVGRLLALGLPLALAAFWLFPRLGSPLWGVPERALARPGLADSMSPGQWLDLMADDTPALRVQFFGRVPAPAQRYWRGPVLWDFDGSTWRAQRGNEYLPAPAVQPGVTTWDYQIEVEPTDRRQLVALDLPLQAPDGTRVSADYVLHSERPLSALTRWRLRSAPPLRFETALAPAQRQRALALPPGYNPRTLALARQWRQQAGNDDAAIVARALQWIRRDFAYTLTTPLPGRDGVDEFLFQQKAGFCQHFSSAFVVLMRGAGIPARVVTGYAGGTRNPFGGYWVVRRMDAHAWAEVWLPQRGWVRVDPTAAVAPERIYDTLEDRLGNDADTQGGGNWQLRDVGDWLRRGWNDLVLSFDASRQQRLLSQLGIAKLEPAQLVALFAGFAALVLGWMAWLLARGERERDPLLRAWRRLGRRYARLGLAREAHEPALDWAQRVHQVRPDPALVSLSQRFADSRYAGADSDRASLLRDLRRHRPHTGAFR